From the bacterium genome, one window contains:
- a CDS encoding SIS domain-containing protein — translation MGEHRAESESVLADEIRAQSAVLKRFRAVSGAQVQRLGRELADLRPVGVLIAARGSSDHAAVYAKYLFGARLGLPVVLATPSLFTLYERPPRVTGWLAIAISQSGASPDVISVLAEAARQGCSTVAITDCPESGLGRVAQHVVPLQLEGERSVAATGSFTTTLFALAHLIAGFAGDAEDDVLARVPEAVDQVLEQSPQVREQAELLGASDVCAVIGRGYGFPVALEWSLKLKEVAGVFAEPFSSADYRHGPIALAGSGLPVFVIDARGPTRSDLAELRAEVKRRGARLCRVSDAPEAELRFPEGPEYLAPIPATVIGQLLAWHAARLRGLDPDAPEGLKKITRTL, via the coding sequence ATGGGTGAGCACAGAGCTGAGTCAGAGAGCGTTCTGGCGGACGAGATCCGGGCGCAGTCCGCGGTCCTGAAGCGCTTTCGCGCCGTTTCGGGAGCGCAGGTTCAACGCCTGGGTCGGGAACTGGCGGACCTCCGGCCAGTGGGGGTCCTGATCGCGGCCCGCGGCAGCTCAGACCACGCCGCCGTCTACGCCAAATACCTGTTTGGTGCCCGGCTCGGTCTGCCGGTGGTTCTGGCCACGCCTTCGCTGTTCACGCTGTACGAACGGCCGCCTCGAGTGACCGGCTGGTTGGCGATTGCAATCTCACAATCGGGGGCGTCGCCCGACGTGATCTCGGTGCTCGCCGAGGCCGCACGCCAGGGTTGTTCCACGGTCGCGATCACGGATTGCCCGGAATCGGGTCTGGGCCGGGTTGCCCAACACGTGGTGCCGCTTCAGCTGGAGGGTGAACGCAGTGTGGCCGCAACCGGCAGTTTTACCACCACGCTCTTTGCCCTCGCGCATCTGATCGCGGGTTTCGCCGGCGACGCCGAGGATGACGTTCTTGCCCGAGTTCCCGAGGCTGTGGATCAAGTCCTCGAGCAATCGCCCCAGGTGCGCGAGCAGGCGGAACTGCTTGGCGCCTCGGACGTGTGCGCTGTGATCGGGCGCGGCTATGGCTTTCCGGTGGCGCTCGAGTGGTCTTTGAAGCTGAAGGAGGTCGCGGGTGTGTTCGCCGAGCCGTTCTCTTCGGCGGACTACCGACACGGTCCGATCGCGCTGGCGGGAAGCGGTCTGCCGGTCTTCGTCATCGACGCTCGGGGACCGACCCGCAGCGACCTCGCCGAATTGCGCGCTGAGGTCAAGCGCCGTGGCGCGCGCCTGTGCCGCGTTTCCGACGCCCCCGAAGCGGAACTCCGCTTCCCGGAGGGACCTGAGTACCTGGCGCCGATTCCCGCGACCGTGATCGGGCAGCTACTCGCCTGGCACGCCGCGCGTCTGCGAGGGCTCGATCCCGACGCCCCCGAGGGACTTAAAAAAATCACTCGCACGCTCTGA
- a CDS encoding o-succinylbenzoate synthase, with product MKLEQIEFEPVRYSLRLPLRTAKENIEERCGFLVRIRDADAASGCGEALPLPSAGTESLEKCVRSLEEARTALRGQRASFDEILDELEKRWPHAPAARCALDVALHDLEARKKSLPLAALLARTPRERVAVNALVSAQDLAATVRSCSEAARRGYRTLKLKLGTNLEADVKRLRAVRETLGPKMRLRVDANGSWSFARARKALEVLAPLVELIEQPLAATERTDAKRLYAASSVPLAADESLAREEGRADLLGGQSAHIAVLKPMVLGGLRASARLARAAMRVQVRSFVTTTLDGPVGTAAALHLAAAVGDATLASGLDSSTTLNIQFPDFLTTRNGELRIPSLPGLGLETGN from the coding sequence TTGAAGCTGGAACAGATCGAGTTTGAGCCCGTTCGGTATTCGCTCCGGCTTCCGCTGAGGACTGCGAAGGAGAACATCGAGGAACGCTGCGGGTTCCTGGTGCGGATCCGCGACGCTGACGCGGCGAGTGGATGTGGTGAGGCCCTTCCGCTGCCGAGTGCGGGCACGGAATCGCTCGAGAAGTGCGTGCGCTCGCTCGAGGAGGCGCGCACCGCGCTTCGCGGACAGCGCGCGTCTTTCGACGAGATACTGGATGAACTGGAGAAGCGTTGGCCGCATGCACCGGCTGCGCGATGCGCACTCGACGTAGCGCTTCACGATCTGGAGGCGCGCAAGAAATCCCTTCCGCTGGCGGCCCTACTCGCAAGAACTCCGCGCGAGCGGGTCGCAGTCAACGCATTGGTCTCCGCGCAGGACCTCGCCGCCACCGTTCGCTCCTGCAGTGAGGCGGCTCGACGCGGCTATCGAACCCTGAAGCTGAAGCTGGGAACGAATCTGGAAGCCGACGTCAAGCGACTCCGAGCCGTCCGTGAAACCCTGGGCCCGAAGATGCGCTTGCGCGTCGATGCCAATGGTAGCTGGAGCTTCGCTCGAGCCCGCAAGGCACTCGAAGTCCTGGCCCCTCTGGTCGAACTGATCGAACAACCGCTGGCCGCCACAGAACGGACGGATGCGAAACGTCTGTACGCTGCGAGCTCCGTACCCCTGGCAGCCGATGAGTCCCTGGCGCGTGAAGAGGGACGCGCGGATCTGCTCGGCGGCCAGAGCGCACACATCGCGGTATTGAAGCCGATGGTTCTCGGCGGTCTGCGCGCGAGTGCGCGTCTGGCCAGAGCCGCGATGCGCGTGCAGGTCCGCAGCTTCGTCACCACGACACTCGACGGACCGGTCGGCACCGCAGCCGCCTTGCACCTGGCCGCAGCCGTCGGCGACGCGACGCTCGCGAGCGGTCTCGACTCCAGTACGACCCTGAATATCCAGTTCCCGGACTTCCTCACGACGAGGAACGGCGAGCTTCGCATCCCTTCGCTCCCGGGCCTGGGATTAGAGACAGGGAATTGA
- a CDS encoding isochorismate synthase — translation MSTFELTNSSTSSSSGYMEALNRGIRRARELGRSAIFVQSELLPELPNLTEIFAAAERRTERRFLASCPARDFDLLAIGCCAEVEAQTVSQAENLDDACRRLFGEIEFEPDAVLQPQLVGGIAFDTKTVRTLDSAWRPFGLARFTLPELMISRRDGLVSLCWAVRVSPDDDPDVLAHRFVKRWAQLLEKTETADATLPTLSAPAADGLDSRYAANTVRVLQAIKDGRARKVVLADRERIALHGPRPIASILRELRAAHPGCMTYAQGVGDSTFVGSTPEQLVCLHGEEMSAAAVAGTCAPGGNLRASAKDRDEHAYVVRAIKTVLAQFCDRVQVPEEPELIGAGRAQHLLTELRGRIHEEVHILDATAQLHPTPAVGGTPREAALDVIREIEDFDRGWYAGPIGWFDAQGRGEMWVALRCGLLQENSARLYAGAGIVEDSQPTTEAAETRLKLSALSDALERACES, via the coding sequence ATGTCCACCTTCGAGCTAACGAACTCCTCGACCTCTTCGTCGTCCGGGTACATGGAGGCGTTGAACCGGGGTATTCGCCGCGCACGCGAGCTCGGTCGCTCCGCGATCTTCGTGCAAAGTGAACTGCTCCCCGAGCTACCGAACCTGACCGAGATCTTCGCTGCGGCCGAACGTCGAACCGAGCGGCGCTTCCTGGCAAGCTGCCCTGCGCGGGACTTCGATCTGCTCGCGATCGGATGCTGCGCCGAAGTCGAAGCGCAGACCGTGTCGCAAGCAGAAAACCTCGACGACGCGTGTCGTCGTCTTTTCGGGGAGATCGAGTTCGAGCCGGATGCGGTGCTTCAACCGCAACTGGTCGGCGGGATCGCATTCGACACGAAGACCGTGCGAACTCTCGACTCCGCCTGGCGTCCATTCGGCCTGGCCCGATTCACCTTGCCCGAACTGATGATCTCCAGACGCGACGGCCTCGTGAGTCTGTGCTGGGCGGTGCGCGTATCACCGGACGACGACCCGGATGTACTCGCACATCGCTTCGTCAAACGCTGGGCACAGTTGCTCGAGAAGACGGAAACCGCCGACGCGACGCTCCCCACGCTCTCGGCGCCCGCCGCTGACGGGCTTGACTCGCGCTACGCCGCAAACACCGTTCGCGTTCTGCAGGCGATCAAAGACGGGCGCGCCCGCAAGGTCGTACTTGCGGATCGCGAACGGATCGCGTTGCACGGGCCGCGCCCCATCGCTTCGATCCTGCGCGAACTACGCGCCGCCCACCCGGGTTGCATGACCTACGCTCAGGGTGTCGGAGACAGCACCTTCGTCGGCTCCACGCCGGAGCAGCTCGTGTGCCTGCACGGCGAGGAGATGAGTGCAGCTGCGGTTGCGGGCACCTGTGCCCCGGGTGGCAATCTGCGGGCCTCAGCCAAGGACCGCGACGAACACGCCTACGTCGTGCGTGCGATCAAGACTGTGCTGGCGCAGTTCTGTGATCGCGTGCAGGTTCCGGAGGAACCGGAACTGATCGGTGCCGGACGCGCGCAGCATCTACTCACAGAGCTTCGCGGCCGGATTCACGAAGAGGTGCACATCCTGGATGCAACGGCTCAGCTTCACCCGACCCCGGCCGTCGGTGGCACTCCGCGAGAGGCTGCACTCGATGTGATCCGAGAGATCGAGGACTTTGACCGCGGTTGGTATGCGGGCCCGATCGGCTGGTTCGATGCGCAGGGCCGCGGCGAGATGTGGGTGGCTCTGCGCTGCGGTCTACTCCAGGAGAACTCCGCGCGACTCTACGCGGGGGCGGGCATCGTCGAAGACTCGCAACCGACTACCGAAGCGGCAGAAACACGGCTGAAGCTCTCAGCGCTCAGCGATGCGCTGGAACGCGCGTGCGAGAGCTGA
- a CDS encoding SMP-30/gluconolactonase/LRE family protein, whose protein sequence is MKEITSGLGFPEGPIAMPDGSVILVEIRRGTLTRVRPDGTQEIIAETGGGPNGAAIGPDGHVYVCNNGGFVWHDVAGLTLPGQQPDDYSGGSIQRVNIDTGAVETLYSECDGIPLRGPNDIVFDRHGGFWFTDHGKIRDRERDRTGFFYATPDGKSIREVVFPLEAPNGIGLSPEGDRVYVAETPTARVYYWEVAGPGEIKPQLSPNQGYLLAGLGGMQMFDSLAVDAQGNVCVATLVNGGISIISPDGTSVRHVAMPDPLTTNICFGGEDMRTAYITLSGTGKLVSTRWETPGLKLEF, encoded by the coding sequence TTGAAGGAGATCACGAGCGGACTCGGTTTCCCCGAAGGCCCGATCGCCATGCCCGACGGGAGCGTGATCCTGGTCGAAATCCGGCGGGGAACCCTGACCCGGGTGCGACCCGACGGTACACAGGAGATCATCGCAGAGACCGGAGGCGGCCCCAACGGCGCCGCGATCGGACCTGACGGTCACGTCTATGTGTGCAATAACGGCGGTTTCGTCTGGCACGACGTCGCGGGTCTGACACTTCCGGGACAGCAACCCGATGATTACTCCGGCGGCAGCATTCAGCGCGTCAACATCGACACGGGCGCGGTCGAAACACTGTACAGCGAGTGCGATGGTATTCCGCTGCGCGGTCCCAACGACATCGTTTTCGACCGACACGGGGGTTTCTGGTTCACCGATCACGGCAAGATCCGCGACAGAGAACGCGATCGGACCGGCTTTTTCTACGCCACACCCGACGGAAAGTCGATTCGCGAAGTCGTCTTCCCGCTCGAAGCGCCCAATGGCATCGGCCTGTCTCCCGAGGGGGATCGGGTCTATGTGGCAGAGACGCCGACAGCCCGAGTCTATTACTGGGAAGTCGCAGGCCCAGGAGAGATCAAGCCACAACTATCTCCCAACCAGGGCTATCTACTGGCGGGCCTGGGCGGCATGCAGATGTTCGACTCGCTGGCCGTCGATGCACAGGGAAACGTTTGCGTAGCGACGCTCGTCAACGGCGGCATCTCGATCATCTCGCCCGACGGCACGTCGGTGCGACACGTGGCGATGCCCGATCCACTGACGACGAACATCTGCTTCGGCGGAGAGGATATGCGCACGGCGTACATCACGCTTTCGGGCACGGGAAAGCTGGTGTCAACGCGTTGGGAAACACCGGGGCTGAAGCTCGAATTCTGA
- a CDS encoding 1,4-dihydroxy-2-naphthoate polyprenyltransferase: MSASTSDSGPPSALEVWGLAIRPRTLGASLVPVLVGCAVAWAEAGFSSAVAFVCGLAALLLQIGTNLANDAIDFSRGVDTEARIGPTRVTQAGLLSHRQVTVGAAISFALAVACGTYLVSIGGWPIFWIGLASVVAAVAYSGGPFPLSTHGLGEVAAFVFFGVIAVTGTSFLHTGSLSGLALRASVPVGLLVTCIMLVNNLRDIESDSPVGKRTLAVRLGAARTRVLYALLIGMAFSAPLVLVLPVQGSIPPAAAWLSLPLGIQLIRHVRDARTGPEFNLLLAHTARLHSVFGLLWALGIAF, translated from the coding sequence GTGAGCGCGAGCACCTCGGACAGCGGACCTCCGTCTGCTCTCGAAGTCTGGGGGTTGGCCATCCGGCCGCGGACGCTGGGTGCTTCACTCGTTCCGGTACTCGTCGGTTGTGCGGTCGCGTGGGCGGAAGCTGGCTTCTCCAGCGCCGTCGCCTTCGTCTGCGGGCTCGCAGCGCTCTTGCTTCAGATCGGCACGAACCTGGCCAACGATGCGATCGACTTTTCCCGGGGTGTCGACACCGAGGCACGGATCGGCCCCACGCGTGTAACCCAGGCGGGCCTTCTGAGTCATCGCCAGGTGACGGTCGGTGCCGCGATCTCCTTCGCACTCGCCGTCGCATGCGGGACGTATCTGGTCTCGATCGGTGGCTGGCCGATCTTCTGGATCGGCCTCGCTTCCGTCGTCGCAGCCGTCGCCTACTCGGGAGGACCTTTTCCGCTGTCGACACACGGACTCGGGGAAGTCGCGGCCTTTGTGTTCTTCGGTGTGATCGCAGTAACAGGGACGAGTTTTCTGCACACCGGTTCGCTCTCGGGTCTGGCTCTGCGCGCCTCGGTTCCGGTCGGTCTTCTGGTTACCTGCATCATGCTGGTCAACAATCTGCGCGATATCGAAAGCGACTCGCCAGTCGGCAAGCGCACACTGGCCGTACGACTCGGGGCCGCCCGGACACGAGTGCTCTACGCACTCTTGATCGGGATGGCGTTTTCTGCGCCGCTCGTGCTGGTGCTTCCCGTTCAGGGTTCGATCCCACCGGCCGCGGCCTGGCTGAGTCTGCCGCTGGGGATTCAGCTGATCCGACACGTACGCGACGCTCGGACCGGTCCCGAGTTCAATCTGCTCCTTGCCCACACTGCGCGCCTGCACAGCGTCTTCGGCCTGCTCTGGGCACTGGGAATCGCATTTTGA
- the menH gene encoding 2-succinyl-6-hydroxy-2,4-cyclohexadiene-1-carboxylate synthase, with protein MKLRDGHTLRYADLGAGPVLLLAHGFTGCGRTWGSELLDTLARAHRVLVPDLIGHGDSSPCEEAKRYELSENANDLVELLDTCGVQQATWIGYSMGGRVALGAATRFSERMSGLILEGASPGLADPEERAARVHSDEELARRIETEPLSNFVDFWMGLPLFASQKRIGARRLLEAREQRLHNSPRALAACLRGLGTGQQPSFWDQLDQVDLPVLLLAGEEDPKFREIGAQMCSALPDARQKIVPRSGHTTHLEHPEAWLSEVCEFVASDASRRSL; from the coding sequence CTGAAACTGCGAGACGGACATACCCTGCGCTACGCGGATCTCGGCGCGGGCCCAGTCCTTCTGCTCGCGCACGGATTCACCGGTTGTGGCCGCACGTGGGGATCGGAACTGCTCGACACTCTCGCGCGTGCGCATCGCGTCCTGGTTCCCGACCTGATCGGCCACGGGGACTCTTCGCCCTGCGAGGAAGCGAAACGCTACGAACTCAGCGAAAACGCGAACGACCTGGTCGAACTGCTCGATACCTGTGGCGTGCAACAGGCCACATGGATCGGCTACTCGATGGGCGGACGCGTCGCTCTGGGTGCTGCGACGCGTTTTTCCGAACGCATGTCCGGGTTGATCCTGGAAGGCGCATCCCCAGGACTGGCCGATCCGGAAGAACGCGCCGCACGGGTGCACTCCGATGAAGAACTCGCGCGCCGAATCGAGACTGAGCCCCTGTCCAACTTCGTCGACTTCTGGATGGGTCTGCCGCTATTCGCCTCGCAGAAGAGAATCGGTGCCCGGCGCCTGCTCGAAGCGCGCGAACAGCGTCTGCACAACTCGCCCCGAGCGCTCGCGGCGTGCCTTCGCGGGCTCGGCACGGGCCAGCAGCCGTCCTTCTGGGACCAACTCGACCAGGTCGACCTGCCCGTGCTCTTGCTGGCGGGCGAAGAAGATCCGAAGTTCCGCGAGATCGGCGCGCAGATGTGCAGCGCGCTTCCGGACGCGCGCCAGAAGATCGTGCCGCGAAGCGGTCATACGACGCATCTGGAGCATCCCGAAGCCTGGTTGAGCGAAGTGTGCGAGTTCGTCGCGAGCGACGCTTCGCGTAGGTCCCTGTGA
- the menD gene encoding 2-succinyl-5-enolpyruvyl-6-hydroxy-3-cyclohexene-1-carboxylic-acid synthase: MRELNFSLAFACAIVDELARSGVRRCVVSPGSRSAPLALAFAENAEIEDCSVLDERSAGFFALGLARASDEPVALVCTSGTAAANYLPAIVEAHYSGIGLIALTADRPPELRECGAGQTIDQTGLYSGYLRFYAELPVPIADDHVLRAVRALCDRACAAANGSPRGPVQLNAVFREPLAPLENPEQSAALARLSELALRGREESPLVRVSASAPPIPTPADLDELAETLRSEQAGWLVAGPLPENSELREAIAELSRALDWPLLAEPLSQLRCGMHDRERLVDAHDAVLRCESFVDENAPRVVLRFGDMPTSKAVRLFLERHPEILQIAICPHDWPEPTALATQLVRGDPLRVSRELLRRCEPRTCKQGEFTRIWFDAGQRARATLDRVLKQTDELSEPETVRALARTLPTGTQLICASSMPVRDVDAFWPSSGSAVRFVANRGANGIDGTLSCALGHACGSRAPSVLLIGDLALLHDVGALALARRVDANLTVVVIDNDGGGIFEMLPVADAAKPQAYERHFGTPHGLRLSEVVSGFGVTCSEVGDAKDLESALGTALAHPGLDFLIVRTDRKRNAALHRELSESVRQALIQGT; this comes from the coding sequence GTGCGAGAGCTGAACTTCAGCCTGGCTTTCGCCTGCGCCATCGTCGATGAGTTGGCGCGCTCCGGTGTACGCCGGTGTGTGGTCTCCCCGGGATCGCGCTCCGCACCTCTGGCTCTTGCCTTCGCGGAAAACGCTGAAATCGAAGACTGCTCGGTGCTCGACGAGCGCTCAGCTGGCTTTTTTGCTCTGGGCCTGGCGCGCGCGAGCGACGAGCCGGTTGCACTCGTCTGCACTTCTGGAACGGCCGCCGCCAACTATCTACCGGCCATCGTGGAGGCGCACTACAGCGGAATTGGGCTGATCGCGCTCACTGCAGATCGACCGCCCGAACTGCGCGAGTGCGGTGCAGGCCAGACCATCGATCAAACGGGGCTGTACTCGGGCTACCTGCGATTCTACGCCGAACTGCCGGTACCGATCGCCGACGATCACGTCCTGCGCGCGGTTCGCGCACTATGTGATCGCGCCTGCGCGGCGGCGAACGGCTCGCCGCGCGGACCGGTACAGCTCAACGCCGTTTTTCGCGAGCCACTTGCGCCGCTCGAAAACCCCGAGCAATCGGCGGCGTTGGCGCGGTTGAGTGAATTGGCGCTGCGGGGCCGCGAGGAATCACCACTGGTGCGGGTTTCGGCTTCGGCGCCTCCCATTCCGACACCGGCCGATCTAGATGAGCTGGCGGAAACGCTGCGTTCGGAGCAAGCGGGCTGGCTGGTGGCCGGTCCACTTCCCGAGAATTCCGAACTCCGAGAGGCCATCGCAGAACTATCGCGCGCTCTCGACTGGCCGCTCCTCGCCGAACCACTTTCCCAGCTGCGCTGCGGAATGCACGACCGAGAAAGACTGGTCGATGCCCACGACGCCGTACTGCGCTGCGAGAGCTTTGTCGATGAAAACGCTCCGAGAGTCGTTCTCCGGTTCGGAGATATGCCGACATCCAAAGCCGTGAGGTTGTTTCTCGAACGTCACCCGGAAATCCTGCAGATCGCGATCTGTCCGCACGACTGGCCGGAGCCGACCGCACTTGCAACCCAGCTCGTAAGGGGAGATCCGCTGCGCGTTTCGCGCGAACTCCTGCGGCGCTGCGAGCCGCGCACCTGCAAACAGGGAGAGTTCACGCGCATCTGGTTCGATGCTGGACAGCGAGCACGGGCCACCCTGGATCGCGTTCTGAAACAGACCGATGAGTTGAGCGAACCGGAGACCGTTCGAGCCCTCGCACGGACACTTCCCACCGGGACTCAATTGATCTGCGCCAGCAGCATGCCTGTACGCGACGTCGATGCTTTCTGGCCGTCGAGCGGGAGTGCGGTGCGCTTTGTGGCGAATCGCGGCGCAAACGGCATCGACGGCACGCTATCGTGCGCTCTGGGACACGCCTGCGGTTCGCGCGCACCAAGTGTCTTGCTGATCGGTGATCTGGCACTGCTTCACGACGTGGGCGCTCTCGCGCTGGCCAGGCGAGTCGATGCGAACCTCACGGTCGTGGTGATCGACAACGACGGCGGCGGAATCTTCGAAATGCTCCCGGTTGCAGATGCCGCGAAGCCGCAAGCCTACGAACGCCACTTCGGCACACCGCACGGGCTGCGACTCTCCGAAGTCGTTTCCGGTTTCGGTGTCACTTGCTCCGAGGTTGGAGATGCCAAGGATCTCGAATCCGCTCTCGGGACGGCGCTGGCGCATCCGGGATTGGACTTCCTGATCGTGCGGACGGATCGGAAGCGCAACGCCGCGTTACACCGTGAACTCTCCGAGAGCGTGCGGCAAGCGCTGATACAGGGGACTTGA
- a CDS encoding MerR family transcriptional regulator: MEYRVDEIARAAGVSVDTVRFYQARGLLPAPERRGRIAIYGEDHLERLRRIRQLNKQGFTLEAVRRVIDRPEAETADAGLREALQGALAEAEGDRSYTRSQLAASSGVPEMLLEVLDRAGLLEPAPSEDESLYTDSDLRTVESARLLLDHGFPLHELMPLALEHADHVAEITDRAIDLFDRYIRHPGDEDETGPREQVTEAFRQLLPSVTTLVALHFQRTLIQRARARLDGSGDSEALKAALEATEGRRLRVSWGS; the protein is encoded by the coding sequence ATGGAGTATCGAGTCGACGAAATCGCGCGCGCGGCCGGTGTCAGCGTGGACACAGTGCGCTTCTACCAGGCGCGCGGCTTGCTGCCCGCGCCCGAGCGACGCGGGCGAATCGCCATCTACGGCGAGGATCACCTGGAGCGCCTGCGTCGGATCCGCCAGCTCAACAAACAGGGGTTCACCCTGGAAGCCGTGCGTCGGGTGATCGATCGCCCCGAAGCCGAAACGGCCGACGCGGGACTGCGCGAAGCTCTCCAGGGTGCGCTGGCGGAAGCGGAAGGCGATCGCAGCTACACGCGCAGCCAGCTCGCGGCGAGTTCCGGAGTGCCCGAGATGTTGCTCGAAGTCCTGGATCGCGCCGGGCTGCTGGAACCCGCCCCCAGTGAAGACGAGTCTCTGTACACCGACTCGGATCTGCGCACCGTCGAGTCCGCCAGACTGCTACTCGATCACGGCTTTCCCCTGCACGAGCTCATGCCGCTCGCGCTCGAACACGCCGATCACGTTGCCGAGATAACCGACCGGGCAATCGACCTCTTTGACCGCTACATCCGACACCCCGGTGACGAAGACGAAACCGGGCCTCGCGAGCAGGTGACCGAGGCCTTTCGTCAATTGCTTCCCTCCGTGACGACCCTGGTCGCGCTGCACTTCCAGCGAACGCTGATCCAACGTGCCCGCGCGCGACTCGACGGAAGCGGAGACAGCGAAGCCCTGAAGGCCGCACTCGAAGCCACCGAAGGCCGTCGCCTTCGCGTCTCCTGGGGCAGTTGA
- a CDS encoding ubiquinone/menaquinone biosynthesis methyltransferase — translation MNALPAPGEKREFVRRMFDRIAPRYDLVNRLMTLGQDQRWRREAVSSAGVRSGTRVLDLASGTGDLAELCRSRGASVLAMDLSQGMLRAARERCQSGLYVQADGAALPVSDACIDVVTCGFALRNFDRLEETLAECARVLVPGGRLVVLEVDEPRSALMRWGHNLHFKRLVPMIGALISDAEAYRYLPASTSYLPSEPEIRALLAHVGFPSVEKRVKLFGSAQILFAKRA, via the coding sequence GTGAACGCTCTACCTGCACCGGGTGAAAAGCGCGAGTTCGTGCGCCGCATGTTCGACCGCATTGCCCCGCGCTACGACCTGGTGAACCGCTTGATGACGCTGGGACAGGATCAGCGCTGGCGACGCGAAGCCGTCTCGAGCGCGGGAGTCCGCTCGGGAACGCGCGTGCTCGACCTGGCCAGCGGCACCGGCGATCTGGCCGAACTATGTCGTTCCAGAGGCGCCTCCGTGCTCGCGATGGATCTATCGCAGGGAATGTTGCGGGCCGCTCGCGAGCGCTGCCAGAGCGGTCTGTACGTACAAGCGGATGGCGCGGCCCTGCCCGTTTCTGATGCGTGCATCGATGTTGTGACCTGCGGATTTGCCCTGCGGAACTTCGACCGTCTGGAAGAAACACTCGCGGAATGTGCGCGTGTGCTGGTGCCGGGTGGACGCCTGGTCGTGCTCGAAGTGGACGAACCGCGCTCGGCACTCATGAGGTGGGGACACAATCTGCATTTCAAACGCCTGGTCCCGATGATCGGCGCACTGATCTCGGATGCAGAGGCGTATCGCTATTTGCCGGCCTCCACCAGCTATCTGCCGTCTGAGCCGGAAATCCGCGCACTTCTGGCACATGTGGGTTTTCCGAGCGTCGAGAAACGCGTCAAGCTCTTCGGTTCAGCGCAGATCCTGTTTGCGAAGAGAGCTTGA